From one Anopheles cruzii chromosome 3, idAnoCruzAS_RS32_06, whole genome shotgun sequence genomic stretch:
- the LOC128271331 gene encoding elongation of very long chain fatty acids protein AAEL008004, giving the protein MSSPNATTSSNYWDFVFTELADPRTNHWPLISSPVPGLTIIASYLYFVLNFGPKYMANRKPLQMQKTLVVYNFIQVLVSVYLFAEGLDGAWLRNYSWRCQPVDFENNPAAMRVARGCYIYFLAKISELLDTVFFTLRKKDNQITFLHLYHHTVMPMISWGATKYYPGGHGTFIGVINSFVHIVMYTYYMMAAMGPQYQKYLWWKKYITNLQMVQFGMAFGHSAQLLWTDCGYPRWSVFFTLPNAIFFYMLFNDFYKKSYGSKRASRNTASVRDDGTTADPTVNGKIVENNNTLDALPKPAKVASKDL; this is encoded by the exons GTCCAACTACTGGGACTTTGTGTTCACCGAGCTGGCCGATCCTCGGACAAACCATTGGCCCCTCATATCGTCGCCCGTGCCCGGGTTGACCATCATTGCCAGCTATCTGTACTTTGTGCTCAACTTCGGACCCAAGTATatggccaaccggaagccgcTGCAGATGCAGAAAACCCTCGTCGTGTACAACTTCATCCAGGTCCTAGTCAGTGTCTACCTGTTTGCTGAG GGTCTTGATGGGGCATGGCTGCGGAATTACAGCTGGCGGTGTCAACCGGTGGACTTTGAGAACAATCCCGCTGCCATGAGG GTTGCTCGCGGTTGCTACATCTACTTCCTGGCCAAAATCTCCGAGCTCCTGGACACGGTGTTCTTCACGCTGCGGAAAAAGGACAACCAAATCACGTTCCTGCACCTGTACCACCACACGGTGATGCCGATGATCAGCTGGGGAGCCACCAAGTACTACCCCGGAGGGCACGGAACGTTCATCG GTGTGATCAACTCGTTCGTGCACATCGTTATGTACACCTACTACATGATGGCCGCCATGGGACCCCAGTACCAGAAGTACCTCTGGTGGAAGAAGTACATCACCAACCTTCAGATG GTCCAGTTCGGTATGGCGTTCGGTCACTCGGCCCAGCTCCTGTGGACCGACTGTGGTTACCCGCGCTGGTCCGTGTTCTTCACCCTCCCGAACGCCATCTTCTTCTACATGCTGTTCAACGACTTTTACAAAAAATCCTACGGTTCCAAACGGGCTAGCCGAAACACTGCCTCCGTCCGGGACGACGGGACCACCGCCGACCCGACGGTCAACGGCAAGATCGTGGAAAACAACAATACCCTCGACGCGTTACCGAAGCCCGCCAAAGTCGCCAGCAAAGACCTATGA
- the LOC128270612 gene encoding elongation of very long chain fatty acids protein 7-like — protein sequence MGGFSLLEWTLGPVKNPKGGPEDETLIIALSHPKIWNGAWMYLMLKIVELLDTVFFVLRKKQNQVSFLHVYHHTIMVLFTWFYLKYIPGMEAAFIGVLNSFVHIIMYTYYLIAALGPRYQKYLWWKRYMTTLQLLQFGIMLCYFGLINSMQCAVPRALTYFFVSNITIFLFLFINFYRKAYQSRVMKRD from the exons atgggCGGATTTTCTCTGCTCGAGTGGACACTCGGCCCGGTGAAAAATCCGAAGGGTGGTCCGGagg ACGAAACACTAATAATTGCTCTCTCCCATCCGAAGATATGGAACGGTGCCTGGATGTACCTGATGCTGAAAATCGTCGAACTGCTGGACACGGTTTTCTTCGTGCTGCGCAAGAAACAGAACCAGGTCTCGTTCCTGCACGTGTACCATCACACGATAATGGTGCTCTTTACGTGGTTCTACTTGAAGTACATTCCCG GAATGGAGGCCGCCTTCATCGGAGTGCTCAACTCGTTCGTGCACATCATTATGTACACCTACTACCTGATAGCCGCCCTGGGGCCCCGGTACCAGAAGTATCTCTGGTGGAAGCGCTACATGACCAcgctgcagttgctgcagtTCGGCATTATGCTGTGCTATTTCGGGCTCATCAACAGCATGcagtgtgccgtgccgcggGCGCTGACGTACTTTTTCGTCAGCAATATTACCATCTTCCTGTTTCTGTTCATTAATTTCTATCGCAAGGCGTACCAGAGCCGGGTCATGAAGCGAGACTGA